Proteins found in one Populus alba chromosome 14, ASM523922v2, whole genome shotgun sequence genomic segment:
- the LOC118029590 gene encoding alcohol dehydrogenase has translation MSSTAGQVIRCKAAVAWEAAKPLSIEEVEVAPPQANEVRLRILFTSLCHTDVYFWEAKGQTPLFPRIYGHEAGGIVESVGPGVTDLQPGDHVLPVFTGECGDCRHCKSEESNMCDLLRINTDRGVMLTDGKSRFSINGKPIYHFLGGSTFSEYTVCHIGTVAKINPAAPLDKVCILSCGISTGLGAALNVAKPQKGHTVAVFGLGAVGLAAAEGARLSGASRIIGVDLNPSRFKEAKKFGVTELINPKDHDKPVQQVIIEMTDGGVDRSIECTGNVQAMISAFECVHDGWGVAVLVGVPSKDDEFKTHPMNLLNERTLKGTFFGNYKPRTDLPGVVEKYMNKELEVEKFITHSIPFSEINKAFDYMLKGEGLRCIIRMEG, from the exons ATGTCTAGCACAGCTGGTCAAGTCATTCGCTGCAAAG CCGCGGTGGCATGGGAAGCAGCGAAGCCACTGTCGATTGAAGAAGTGGAAGTGGCTCCACCACAGGCTAATGAAGTTCGCTTGAGGATCCTCTTTACCTCTTTATGCCACACCGATGTTTACTTTTGGGAAGCTAAG GGACAAACACCTCTGTTTCCACGCATATACGGTCATGAAGCTGGAGG AATTGTGGAGAGCGTAGGTCCTGGTGTGACTGATCTCCAGCCAGGTGACCATGTCTTACCAGTATTCACTGGGGAGTGTGGGGATTGCAGACACTGTAAATCAGAAGAGAGCAACATGTGTGATCTCCTCAGGATCAATACTGATAGGGGTGTTATGCTCACTGATGGAAAATCAAGGTTCTCTATCAACGGAAAGCCAATTTACCATTTTCTTGGCGGTTCCACATTTAGTGAATACACCGTCTGCCATATTGGGACTGTTGCCAAGATCAACCCTGCTGCCCCTCTAGACAAAGTTTGTATTCTTAGCTGTGGAATATCAACAG GCCTTGGCGCAGCTTTGAATGTTGCAAAACCACAGAAGGGCCACACTGTTGCAGTTTTTGGACTGGGTGCCGTTGGTCTCGCT GCTGCTGAGGGAGCAAGGTTATCAGGGGCTTCGAGGATTATTGGTGTTGATTTGAACCCCAGCAGATTCAAAGAAG CAAAGAAGTTTGGTGTTACTGAATTAATAAACCCAAAAGATCATGACAAGCCAGTTCAACAG GTGATTATCGAGATGACTGATGGAGGAGTTGATCGGAGTATTGAGTGCACAGGAAATGTCCAAGCCATGATCTCAGCATTTGAATGTGTTCATGAC GGTTGGGGTGTTGCAGTGCTTGTCGGTGTCCCGAGCAAAGATGATGAATTCAAGACCCACCCAATGAATCTGTTAAATGAGAGGACCCTTAAAGGGACCTTCTTTGGCAACTACAAGCCTCGCACTGATCTTCCTGGCGTGgtggaaaaatatatgaataag gAGCTGGAAGTGGAGAAATTCATCACTCACTCTATTCCCTTCTCGGAGATTAATAAAGCATTTGATTACATGCTGAAAGGAGAGGGTCTGAGGTGCATTATTCGCATGGAGGGTTAG
- the LOC118029381 gene encoding auxin efflux carrier component 6 isoform X1, with protein MITAGDFYKVMCAMVPLYFAMLVAYGSVKRYKIFTPEQCSGINRFVAVFAVPVLSFHFIAQNNPYQMDTRFILADTLSKVLVLGLLSAWVVFFNGGLDWLITLFSVATLPNTLVMGIPLLKAMYGDFTQSLMVQVVVLQCIIWYTLLLFLFEYRAATLLIKTQFPGPEAASISKIELDNDVISLDGRDPLRTESETDGNGRLRVRIRRSTSSAPDSALSSSICLTPRPSNLSNAEVFSVSTPAPLQEYHGYNGRFSHGPNNEIMLCNGDLGFGYHRSGMSPRLSGYASSDAYSLQPTPRTSNFNEWDLTNATNTPFWVRSPVAGKISRHPSPAVPELRLVWGESPVMCPNGGGKEIAEKEISFRDSCKMPAPEETNSKEAVTSQEMPHAIVMLRLILVVVGRKLSRNPNTYSSVLGLLWSLVSFKWNVGMPSLVKYSIKIISDAGLGMAMFSLGLFMALQPRIIVCGKKRATMAMAIRFICGPIVMSTASLAVGMRGERLRAAIVQAALSQGIVPFVFAREYGLHPDIMSTGVIFGMLVSLPVTLLYYIFIGL; from the exons ATGATAACTGCAGGTGATTTCTACAAGGTCATGTGTGCGATGGTGCCTCTGTATTTTGCAATGCTGGTTGCGTACGGGTCAGTCAAACGGTACAAGATATTCACACCGGAGCAGTGCTCAGGGATCAACAGATTTGTTGCTGTTTTTGCAGTCCCGGTGCTATCTTTCCACTTCATAGCTCAAAATAATCCATACCAGATGGACACCAGGTTCATATTGGCCGATACCCTCTCGAAAGTCTTGGTCCTTGGTCTGCTGTCAGCGTGGGTTGTCTTCTTTAATGGAGGATTGGATTGGCTCATCACTCTCTTCTCAGTTGCTACTTTGCCTAACACCCTTGTCATGGGCATTCCTTTGCTCAAGGCCATGTATGGAGATTTCACTCAGAGCCTCATGGTGCAAGTGGTTGTTCTGCAATGTATAATATG GTACACGCTTTTGCTCTTCCTCTTTGAATACAGGGCTGCAACCCTCCTCATCAAAACCCAGTTCCCTGGCCCCGAAGCAGCCTCCATTTCCAAAATCGAACTCGACAATGATGTCATCTCCCTCGACGGCAGGGATCCACTTCGCACAGAATCTGAAACGGACGGAAACGGACGCCTTCGCGTCCGCATCAGACGGTCCACGTCATCGGCTCCCGACTCTGCTCTATCATCTTCCATATGCCTTACTCCTAGACCCTCAAACCTCTCCAACGCCGAAGTTTTTTCGGTCAGCACTCCTGCCCCATTGCAAGAATACCATGGTTATAATGGTCGTTTCAGTCATGGACCCAACAATGAGATAATGCTTTGTAATGGTGACTTGGGATTTGGATATCATCGGTCTGGAATGAGTCCGAGGTTGTCAGGATACGCGTCGTCAGATGCTTACTCACTTCAACCCACGCCACGGACTTCCAATTTCAATGAATGGGACTTGACTAATGCAACCAACACACCTTTCTGGGTCAGATCTCCAGTCGCCGGTAAAATATCCCGGCATCCATCTCCGGCGGTTCCTGAGCTCAGGCTAGTATGGGGTGAGTCACCGGTAATGTGTCCAAATGGCGGCGGCAAAGAGATTGCAG AAAAAGAAATCAGCTTCAGAGACAGTTGTAAAATGCCAGCACCAGAGGAAACAAATTCGAAGGAAGCAGTGACCAGCCAAGAAATGCCACATGCCATTGTCATGCTAAGACTTATACTTGTTGTTGTAGGGAGGAAGCTCTCTCGCAATCCCAACACATATTCAAGTGTTTTGGGGCTCCTTTGGTCTTTAGTCTCTTTCAA ATGGAATGTGGGAATGCCCAGCTTGgtgaaatattcaataaaaataatttcagatGCAGGTCTTGGGATGGCCATGTTCAGTTTAG GGTTGTTCATGGCTCTTCAGCCTCGGATTATTGTCTGTGGCAAGAAGAGGGCGACCATGGCAATGGCAATCCGATTCATTTGTGGACCCATCGTGATGTCAACCGCTTCGCTTGCTGTTGGAATGAGAGGGGAACGGCTCCGTGCAGCCATAGTGCAG GCAGCTCTCTCACAAGGGATTGTGCCATTTGTCTTTGCAAGAGAATATGGGTTGCATCCTGATATAATGAGCACAGG GGTGATTTTCGGCATGCTAGTTTCCTTACCGGTAACCCTCCTCTACTATATATTTATAGGGCTGTGA
- the LOC118029381 gene encoding auxin efflux carrier component 6 isoform X2 yields the protein MITAGDFYKVMCAMVPLYFAMLVAYGSVKRYKIFTPEQCSGINRFVAVFAVPVLSFHFIAQNNPYQMDTRFILADTLSKVLVLGLLSAWVVFFNGGLDWLITLFSVATLPNTLVMGIPLLKAMYGDFTQSLMVQVVVLQCIIWYTLLLFLFEYRAATLLIKTQFPGPEAASISKIELDNDVISLDGRDPLRTESETDGNGRLRVRIRRSTSSAPDSALSSSICLTPRPSNLSNAEVFSVSTPAPLQEYHGYNGRFSHGPNNEIMLCNGDLGFGYHRSGMSPRLSGYASSDAYSLQPTPRTSNFNEWDLTNATNTPFWVRSPVAGKISRHPSPAVPELRLVWGESPVMCPNGGGKEIAEKEISFRDSCKMPAPEETNSKEAVTSQEMPHAIVMLRLILVVVGRKLSRNPNTYSSVLGLLWSLVSFKWNVGMPSLVKYSIKIISDAGLGMAMFSLGLFMALQPRIIVCGKKRATMAMAIRFICGPIVMSTASLAVGMRGERLRAAIVQLSHKGLCHLSLQENMGCILI from the exons ATGATAACTGCAGGTGATTTCTACAAGGTCATGTGTGCGATGGTGCCTCTGTATTTTGCAATGCTGGTTGCGTACGGGTCAGTCAAACGGTACAAGATATTCACACCGGAGCAGTGCTCAGGGATCAACAGATTTGTTGCTGTTTTTGCAGTCCCGGTGCTATCTTTCCACTTCATAGCTCAAAATAATCCATACCAGATGGACACCAGGTTCATATTGGCCGATACCCTCTCGAAAGTCTTGGTCCTTGGTCTGCTGTCAGCGTGGGTTGTCTTCTTTAATGGAGGATTGGATTGGCTCATCACTCTCTTCTCAGTTGCTACTTTGCCTAACACCCTTGTCATGGGCATTCCTTTGCTCAAGGCCATGTATGGAGATTTCACTCAGAGCCTCATGGTGCAAGTGGTTGTTCTGCAATGTATAATATG GTACACGCTTTTGCTCTTCCTCTTTGAATACAGGGCTGCAACCCTCCTCATCAAAACCCAGTTCCCTGGCCCCGAAGCAGCCTCCATTTCCAAAATCGAACTCGACAATGATGTCATCTCCCTCGACGGCAGGGATCCACTTCGCACAGAATCTGAAACGGACGGAAACGGACGCCTTCGCGTCCGCATCAGACGGTCCACGTCATCGGCTCCCGACTCTGCTCTATCATCTTCCATATGCCTTACTCCTAGACCCTCAAACCTCTCCAACGCCGAAGTTTTTTCGGTCAGCACTCCTGCCCCATTGCAAGAATACCATGGTTATAATGGTCGTTTCAGTCATGGACCCAACAATGAGATAATGCTTTGTAATGGTGACTTGGGATTTGGATATCATCGGTCTGGAATGAGTCCGAGGTTGTCAGGATACGCGTCGTCAGATGCTTACTCACTTCAACCCACGCCACGGACTTCCAATTTCAATGAATGGGACTTGACTAATGCAACCAACACACCTTTCTGGGTCAGATCTCCAGTCGCCGGTAAAATATCCCGGCATCCATCTCCGGCGGTTCCTGAGCTCAGGCTAGTATGGGGTGAGTCACCGGTAATGTGTCCAAATGGCGGCGGCAAAGAGATTGCAG AAAAAGAAATCAGCTTCAGAGACAGTTGTAAAATGCCAGCACCAGAGGAAACAAATTCGAAGGAAGCAGTGACCAGCCAAGAAATGCCACATGCCATTGTCATGCTAAGACTTATACTTGTTGTTGTAGGGAGGAAGCTCTCTCGCAATCCCAACACATATTCAAGTGTTTTGGGGCTCCTTTGGTCTTTAGTCTCTTTCAA ATGGAATGTGGGAATGCCCAGCTTGgtgaaatattcaataaaaataatttcagatGCAGGTCTTGGGATGGCCATGTTCAGTTTAG GGTTGTTCATGGCTCTTCAGCCTCGGATTATTGTCTGTGGCAAGAAGAGGGCGACCATGGCAATGGCAATCCGATTCATTTGTGGACCCATCGTGATGTCAACCGCTTCGCTTGCTGTTGGAATGAGAGGGGAACGGCTCCGTGCAGCCATAGTGCAG CTCTCTCACAAGGGATTGTGCCATTTGTCTTTGCAAGAGAATATGGGTTGCATCCTGATATAA
- the LOC118029153 gene encoding probable glucuronosyltransferase Os03g0107900 encodes MGSPNNKPARIFSPHNHTSPCTRTHQIGALLLITTTFFLTRLFDQALPTCPPSSLNNDHSSPNVVHVSDGGSLSWPQRGYGSHLSLKIYVYEEDEIDGLKELLRGRDGKISADACLKGQWGTQVKIHWLLLESRFRTRKKEEADLFFVPAYVKCVRMMGGLNDKEINHTYVKVLSQMPYFRRSGGRDHIFVFPSGAGAHLFRSWATYINRSIILTPEADRTDKKDTSAFNTWKDIIIPGNVEDGMTKRGVAMVQPLTLSKRKYLANYLGRAQGKVGRLKLIELAKQYPDKLESPELKLSGPDKFGRMEYFQHLRNAKFCLAPRGESSWTLRFYESFFVECVPVILSDQAEFPFQNVIDYTQISIKWPSTRIGLELLEYLESIPDENIEQMIAAGRQIRCLWVYAPEFESCSAMQGIMWELQRKVRQFHQSAETFWLHNRTIVDRHLVEFSSWVPPMPLP; translated from the exons atgggaAGCCCAAACAACAAACCCGCCAGAATCTTCTCTCCTCACAACCACACTTCACCATGCACCCGCACACACCAGATCGGCGCTCTCCTCTTAATCACCACGACTTTCTTCCTCACTCGCCTCTTTGATCAAGCCCTCCCTACCTGCCCTCCCTCCTCCTTGAATAACGACCATTCATCACCAAATGTCGTTCACGTATCCGACGGTGGATCCCTCTCCTGGCCTCAGCGAGGCTACGGGTCCCACCTCTCCCTCAAGATCTACGTCTACGAGGAAGACGAAATTGACGGATTGAAAGAACTCTTGCGAGGCAGGGACGGAAAAATCTCAGCTGATGCTTGTCTTAAAGGCCAGTGGGGCACTCAG GTTAAGATACACTGGCTGTTGTTAGAATCGAGATTTAGAACGAGAAAGAAGGAGGAAGCTGATTTATTCTTTGTGCCTGCCTATGTTAAATGTGTGCGGATGATGGGTGGTCTAAATGATAAAGAGATAAACCACACTTATgtcaag GTATTAAGTCAAATGCCGTATTTTAGACGATCAGGAGGCCGTGATCACATTTTTGTCTTTCCTAg TGGTGCCGGAGCTCATTTATTTAGATCCTGGGCGACGTATATTAATCGTTCCATAATTCTTACTCCTGAG GCGGACAGGACTGATAAGAAAGATACGAGTGCTTTTAATACatggaaagatattatcattcCTGGGAATGTTGAAGATGGGATGACTAAAAGAGGGGTAGCAATGGTTCAACCCCTAACTTTATCAAAGAGGAAGTATTTGGCGAATTATTTAGGTCGTGCACAAGGGAAAGTTGGTCGCCTGAAGTTAATAGAGCTTGCGAAGCAGTATCCAGATAAG TTGGAATCTCCAGAGTTGAAGCTCAGCGGCCCTGACAAATTTGGGAGGATGGAGTACTTTCAACACCTGCGCAATGCCAAGTTCTGCCTTGCTCCACGTGGAGAGTCTTCTTGGACACTTCGGTTTTATGAGTCTTTTTTtgtg GAGTGTGTCCCGGTTATATTATCAGATCAAGCAGAATTTCCTTTCCAAAATGTGATTGACTACACCCAGATATCAATCAAATGGCCATCTACTCGAATAGGGCTTGAACTTTTGGAGTATTTAGAATCAATTCCAG ATGAAAACATAGAGCAGATGATAGCTGCAGGTAGACAAATAAGATGCTTGTGGGTATATGCTCCAGAATTTGAGTCCTGTTCTGCAATGCAAGGAATAATGTGGGAACTTCAGAGAAAAGTACGGCAATTCCACCAATCAGCTGAGACATTCTGGCTGCACAATAGAACGATTGTTGATAGACACTTGGTTGAGTTCTCAAGCTGGGTTCCTCCCATGCCTTTGCCCTGA
- the LOC118029238 gene encoding psbP domain-containing protein 4, chloroplastic isoform X1, producing MRTTLLTSCGLQWRYHHQQIVPYIHLLSHSQDSFPSRAKITAESRKSGFLDGENEKSAGFLKRRSVLVSGVSLVSTSVLGSAGEGLAVVKQGLLAGRIPGLSEPDDQGWRTYRRPDDKSGGHGVGWSPIIPYLFSVPRGWEEVPVSIADLGGTEIDLRFGSSKEGRLFVIVAPVLRFADNLGENATIEQIGPPEIVINAFGPEVIGENVEGKVLSMNVEEHSGRRYYQYELEPPHALITATAAGNRLYLFNVTGNGLQWKRHYQDLKRIADSFRVV from the exons ATGCGAACCACCTTACTCACCAGCTGTGGTCTTCAATGGAGATATCATCACCAACAAATAGTTCCTTACATCCATTTGCTTAGTCATTCACAAGACAGCTTCCCATCAAGAGCTAAAATAACAGCAGAATCCAGAAAGAGTGGCTTTCTTGATGGAGAAAATGAGAAATCCGCCGGGTTTTTGAAGAGGAGGTCAGTTTTGGTTTCCGGGGTTTCTTTGGTTTCAACTTCAGTTTTGGGATCTGCAGGAGAAGGGCTGGCAGTTGTGAAACAAGGCCTTTTAGCAGGAAGAATACCTGGCTTATCTGAACCTGATGACCAAG GTTGGAGGACATACCGCCGGCCAGATGACAAGTCTGGGGGGCATGGTGTTGGATGGAGTCCAATCATCCCTTATCTTTTTTCTGTGCCTCGAGGTTGGGAAGAG GTTCCAGTATCAATAGCAGATCTTGGTGGCACAGAAATCGATTTGAGATTTGGCAGCTCCAAGGAAGGACGCCTTTTTGTCATTGTAGCTCCTGTTCTCAGATTTGCAGATA ATCTAGGTGAAAATGCTACAATCGAACAAATTGGACCTCCAGAGATAGTAATTAACGCTTTTGGTCCAGAAGTAATTGGAGAGAATGTAGAAGGGAAGGTTCTAAGCATGAATGTCGAAGAACATTCTGGAAGAAGATATTACCAGTACGAGCTAGAGCCACCTCATGCACTGATCACTGCAACTGCAGCGGGAAATCGCCTCTACTTGTTCAATGTCACTGGGAATG GTCTTCAGTGGAAGAGACACTACCAGGATCTGAAGAGGATAGCAGACTCCTTTCGAGTTGTCTAG
- the LOC118029238 gene encoding psbP domain-containing protein 4, chloroplastic isoform X2: protein MTKTGWRTYRRPDDKSGGHGVGWSPIIPYLFSVPRGWEEVPVSIADLGGTEIDLRFGSSKEGRLFVIVAPVLRFADNLGENATIEQIGPPEIVINAFGPEVIGENVEGKVLSMNVEEHSGRRYYQYELEPPHALITATAAGNRLYLFNVTGNGLQWKRHYQDLKRIADSFRVV from the exons ATGACCAAG ACAGGTTGGAGGACATACCGCCGGCCAGATGACAAGTCTGGGGGGCATGGTGTTGGATGGAGTCCAATCATCCCTTATCTTTTTTCTGTGCCTCGAGGTTGGGAAGAG GTTCCAGTATCAATAGCAGATCTTGGTGGCACAGAAATCGATTTGAGATTTGGCAGCTCCAAGGAAGGACGCCTTTTTGTCATTGTAGCTCCTGTTCTCAGATTTGCAGATA ATCTAGGTGAAAATGCTACAATCGAACAAATTGGACCTCCAGAGATAGTAATTAACGCTTTTGGTCCAGAAGTAATTGGAGAGAATGTAGAAGGGAAGGTTCTAAGCATGAATGTCGAAGAACATTCTGGAAGAAGATATTACCAGTACGAGCTAGAGCCACCTCATGCACTGATCACTGCAACTGCAGCGGGAAATCGCCTCTACTTGTTCAATGTCACTGGGAATG GTCTTCAGTGGAAGAGACACTACCAGGATCTGAAGAGGATAGCAGACTCCTTTCGAGTTGTCTAG
- the LOC118029063 gene encoding pentatricopeptide repeat-containing protein At3g21470, with the protein MCTSHEENNFIPQEIIHYPQKQIQYYKYQNSQPCPATTNPSWSSCIRKHVSHGSYREAIVLYNQIRSKGVYFLGLVPLVLKACAYVSVLNCGKSLHSEAIKHGVDSNVRIGTSLVSMYAKCGDIPDSRKLFEYMPERNVVTWNAMISGYVKNGDMKSASVLFDKMSTRNAVSWIEMIDGFARSGDMVAARRTFNEVPFELKNVVTWTVMIDGYASKGEMEAARLLFEGMPQRNFFVWSSMISGYCKIGNVKEARAIFDRVPVRNLVNWNSLICGYSQNGFCEEALDAFGKMQNEGYEPDEVTVVGVLSACAQLSLLDVGKDVHKMICAKGMKLNEFVVNALVDMYSKCGDLTGARLIFERMTNKNKACWNSMISGFAVHGKTKEALEFFGRMEESNEKPDEITFLSVLSACVHGGFVEVGLEIFSKMERYGLSASIQHYGCLVDLLGRAGRIQDAYHLIKSMPMKPNDTVWGAFLGACRIHMDNDMVEQVVEDVCTLDSSVDSGNDPHYALLLNMYAGSGSWEKAGRLSMVMVDRGLQKTSGRSSLMLENTEQFHI; encoded by the coding sequence ATGTGCACAAGCCATGAAGAAAACAACTTTATACCACAAGAAATCATACACTATcctcaaaaacaaattcaatactACAAATATCAAAACTCTCAACCTTGCCCTGCAACTACAAACCCCAGTTGGTCTTCCTGTATAAGAAAACACGTCTCTCATGGATCATACAGAGAAGCTATTGTTTTATACAATCAAATCCGCAGCAAAGGAGTGTACTTTTTGGGATTAGTACCTTTAGTCCTTAAAGCTTGTGCTTATGTTTCCGTGCTGAATTGTGGGAAATCTTTGCACAGTGAAGCAATAAAGCATGGAGTAGATTCTAATGTACGTATTGGGACATCATTGGTTTCTATGTATGCAAAATGTGGTGATATACCCGATTCGCGTAAGCTGTTTGAGTATATGCCTGAGAGAAATGTTGTGACATGGAATGCCATGATTAGTGGGTATGTTAAGAATGGGGACATGAAATCAGCATCAGTTTTGTTTGACAAAATGTCGACCAGAAATGCGGTTTCTTGGATTGAAATGATAGATGGGTTTGCCAGAAGTGGAGATATGGTTGCCGCTAGGCGTACGTTCAACGAGGTAccatttgaattgaaaaatgtgGTGACTTGGACTGTGATGATTGATGGGTATGCGAGCAAAGGAGAGATGGAAGCTGCAAGATTGCTTTTTGAAGGCATGCCACAGAGGAATTTCTTTGTCTGGTCGTCCATGATTTCAGGGTATTGTAAGATAGGTAATGTTAAGGAGGCGAGGGCTATTTTTGATCGTGTTCCAGTTAGGAACTTGGTGAACTGGAATTCTTTGATTTGTGGTTACTCGCAGAATGGGTTTTGTGAGGAAGCTTTGGATGCCTTTGGGAAGATGCAAAATGAGGGTTATGAGCCTGATGAAGTTACAGTTGTGGGTGTTTTATCTGCCTGTGCCCAGTTGAGTCTACTGGATGTTGGTAAAGATGTGCATAAGATGATATGTGCGAAAGGGATGAAGCTTAATGAGTTTGTTGTGAATGCGTTAGTGGATATGTATTCGAAATGTGGGGATTTAACTGGTGCACGATTGATCTTTGAACGAATGACCAATAAAAATAAGGCCTGTTGGAATTCTATGATATCAGGCTTTGCCGTTCATGGGAAAACCAAAGAAGCTCTAGAGTTCTTCGGGAGAATGGAAGAGTCAAATGAGAAGCCTGACGAAATAACCTTTCTGTCTGTTCTCTCGGCTTGTGTTCATGGGGGATTTGTGGAAGTTGGTTTGGAAATTTTTTCTAAGATGGAGAGATATGGGTTGTCAGCAAGCATCCAGCACTATGGCTGTCTAGTTGATCTTTTGGGGCGAGCAGGAAGAATACAGGATGCTTATCATTTGATAAAGAGTATGCCAATGAAACCAAATGATACGGTTTGGGGTGCTTTCCTTGGAGCTTGTCGAATTCATATGGATAATGATATGGTGGAGCAGGTGGTAGAAGATGTTTGCACATTGGATTCTAGTGTTGATTCTGGAAATGATCCTCATTATGCTTTGTTGTTGAACATGTATGCTGGTTCTGGTAGCTGGGAGAAGGCTGGAAGGTTGAGTATGGTCATGGTGGATAGAGGGCTTCAAAAGACTTCTGGGCGCAGCTCACTTATGCTTGAAAATACAGAACAGTTTCATATCTGA